One Cellulomonas soli DNA window includes the following coding sequences:
- a CDS encoding TetR/AcrR family transcriptional regulator, whose translation MPLTDDVAVRRRISRQAQATHERREQILDAAVAAFNESGFNGTSIRDVAARVGMSHTGVLHHFPDKAALLEAVLDRRLERAVAEFPLETGDGEVFLRSLVALAERDAQAPDDLRLYCTIAAEALSPTHPAHGYFTQWYHQARASVLTALLDLERRGHFTGHGVSIETAAVQIASMRDGLNQHWLLAPDEVDLVGATRAQLRFYTDLDL comes from the coding sequence ATGCCGCTCACGGACGACGTCGCAGTGCGGCGCAGGATCAGCCGCCAGGCCCAGGCCACCCACGAGCGGCGCGAGCAGATCCTCGACGCCGCCGTCGCCGCGTTCAACGAGTCCGGCTTCAACGGCACCTCGATCCGCGACGTCGCCGCCCGCGTCGGCATGTCGCACACCGGCGTGCTGCACCACTTCCCGGACAAGGCCGCGCTGCTCGAGGCCGTGCTCGACCGCCGGCTCGAGCGGGCCGTCGCCGAGTTCCCCCTCGAGACCGGCGACGGCGAGGTGTTCCTGCGCAGCCTCGTCGCCCTCGCGGAGCGAGACGCGCAGGCGCCCGACGACCTGCGGCTCTACTGCACGATCGCCGCGGAGGCGCTCTCCCCCACGCACCCCGCGCACGGCTACTTCACGCAGTGGTACCACCAGGCGCGAGCGTCGGTGCTCACCGCGTTGCTCGACCTGGAACGGCGCGGGCACTTCACCGGGCACGGCGTGAGCATCGAGACCGCGGCCGTGCAGATCGCCAGCATGCGCGACGGGCTCAACCAGCACTGGCTGCTCGCCCCCGACGAGGTCGACCTGGTCGGGGCGACACGGGCCCAGCTGCGGTTCTACACCGACCTCGACCTCTGA